The stretch of DNA CCTGAATGTAGTGGGGTCCTGGCTAATCACAGGAGGGAAAACCACTtcagcagagagaaaggcaagcaCAGAAGCCACCAGAACCTCAGGTTAACTCCAGGGCATGTGTATGAGGAAAAGCACATGACATATGAGACCAGCCAGCCAACTGCAGAAACAACCCATCTTAGGAAAACTAGGGATGAGGTGGGGAGATACCAAGAAATACCTGGATCCGTTCATTCCTAGGACTTAAAATCTCAAACTACTGTCTAATCCTACTAAACAACTAAAATCTAGACCGTTAGTCATGAAGACAAATAAAGCTAATAAAGGCTCTGTAATAAATAAccaccctgctccccacctgaGCATCAGCAGTAGAGGGGAGAAAGGAGTAGGAGTCAGAGGATTTGTGGGCACTCGGTGAGCTCTACACACGATGTCTTTGTCCTCACTCTGTGGTGTCCATGCCCCTAAACCAACTTCCAATTAAAATTCAGTGCAGCTGGGACATAGGAATTATAATCGGTCTCAGATTTTGACACTGACGTGTTCTGCATTTCATTTGAGGCATCAGACTGCTGAGATTTCTCTTTAGGGCTTAGACCTAGACAGAAATAACCACAACAAGGTCCTACGACCCCGGGCGGGCCCACTTGAATGGCCTTCCCGTGGAATACTTCCTACTCCATCACTATCCACAGGAGGAATAAACAGCCAATCCAAGCAGGTAGGAGATCTCCTACTCACCAGCACAGAGTAAAGCGAAGAAAAAAAGCAGTACAGGCGCTTTGCAGGGATGTCAGACTTCTTGTTTGCATTACAGAGCCACTGTATAGCAGAAATGCTGAGAAAAGAAGGGACCCAGTCAGGAGAGGGACCAACATGTGGTACTCTCCCCAGGCTCTGTGAGACTCTATCACCATGCACACATCCTTGAGCTTCAGGTGAAACCCTCCTGCCCATAATTCTCCTTCTGGGCATGTGCAGATCCACTTCAGCTCACCATTCTACAATATTAGACAGAGAAGGTTGGATGGAAGGTCAGCATTAACTTCTGTGCAGCCAGTCCAAACAAGTATTTTCTCAACCTTGTTTCACACATgcatctcaaatttaaaattacacagtATGTCAAGCCTCTCTGCCACCTaccccttctttcccttcccctatccGAGGGAAAACCGTTAGAATAAAACACCTTCATTCATTCGTTCTCCTCTGCAATCAGTTCACTCAACTGTACCTTTTCGTTGTCTTCACCATTCCAAGATTTAAAAACCTCAAACGGTTATCATACACTCCTCTCAGGTACATCCCCCACTCAGGCCTGTGAACATACATCCACGAACTACAAACCTTACTGGTCTGTCCCACTGCCTCTCccagtttttatttctctctaccATTCTCCTGGGGCAACACTACCACCGCCTCCATTGCTTCCACAACCTCGCTTCTCTTCTTGTAAATAATCTACCCAAAATACAGTTCTGATCTGGTCACTCACTCCCTAGCTTCCCGACTACTCAATAAAGCCCAAACTTCTCAACATGGAGCTTAAAAATCTCTCATTCTACCCCCACGGGGATCTATCAGGTGCCACTCTCTGGCCACTTTCTGTGGCTCTGTTCTCACTGTTCTTCACTCAGACACCCCCCCCACCATGCCTATCAATTCCTCAGTTTTCAAGGGCCAGccccggcccctcctcctccaggttTCCCTGTGCTCTCTGGCTTCTCTTCACCGCTCTGGTGGGTCCCAGGACTCTCCATCACACTCCACACTCAAATTCCTGTTCAGTCGTGTGGCCCGTGTCTTAGAGCACCTCATACACCAtgcagaatcttaaaagcagggaCTATGTTGTACTTCCACGAGATCCACAGCACCTGGTACCATGTCTTACATATATGaaatgctaaaaaaagaaaaataatcagcttGCCATagcatctcttaaaaaaaaaaaaaaaaaaggatgacttATTCCTAAGATATACAGACCATATCACTGGCCTTTGGCTTTCTGCAGCTCACCCAATCATTACTAAAAAGCAATTGCTATCATTGAAAGGTGTTTTCTCCCCCCAATCTTGTTCCCAAATTTAAACTCCTCCTTTAccctaggaaaaaaatcttttaattccAAATTTTTACTGTTCATATCCAGATCCCCACTACTCAACCCATAATCACAGGAGGAGGTATCCCCCCAGGTAAGGATTAAAGATACAACTTCCTCCTTCATCCCCTACCTCCACCCCATCATCAACACGTTACATCAAATATTTAACAGAACTTTACCACAGAAGACAAAGAACAACTTCACGTTTTGAACAGTCATTTCAATGTCGTAAGGTCTGTTATCAAAGCACTAAATGAATCTTCAAAACTTGACCCTGACAACCCAGAAATAATTAAGCCACTGAAAAGATTGTTAAATTCTAGACCATTTTTCACtgaagagctttttttttcccccctcactgAAGAGCTATTAAAAAAGAAGGCAACAAGCTGGCTCCTGAGGCCAAGAAGATGGCTGCTGGGGCTAAAATGATGGCTGCTAGGGCCAACAAGATGGCCGCTGAGGCTAAAATGATGGCTGCTGGGGCCAACAAGATGGCCATTGGAAGCTAAAATGATGACTGCTGGGGCCAACAAGATGGCCACTGGAGCTAAAACGATGGCTGCTGGGGCCAACAAGATGGCCACTGGAGCTAAAATGATGGCTGCTGGGGCCAACAAGATGGCCGCTGGGGCTAAAATGATGGCTGCTGAGGCCAACAAGATGGCCGCTGGGGCTAAAATGATGGCTGCTGAGGCCAACAAGATGGCCACTGGGGCTAAAATGATGGCTGCTGGGGTCAAGAAGATGGCCACTGGGGCTAAAATGATGGCTGCTGGGGCCAATAAGATGACTGCTGGCACCCACAAAATGGCTCCTAGAGGTTGAGAAgaccaccctcccccacccccacccccagagcagaGAATCTACACCAGCTGTACCTGAACCTGGAAGTCCAAGATGATCAAAGGAGTagtttcaaaaacataaaaaaatagacaactgGGACCACTGCTCTAACCTGGGGGTGTCTATTTTTTAGTTTCCTGTGTAACTCTGCTACAGAGCTAGTTTGGGAAGCACTAACCTGCAGGACTGAAAGCAGTTAAGTCAAAAACTCTTCTCACCTGATACAACCATCAAAGGAGCCTGGTTTGAAGGGGATGCCTTGGCCCATGTCCCCCAGAAGCAGGTCTCCCTCAGTGTCTCGGTCCAAGGCTGCATCTGCATCGGAGAAGAGCACATCAGGGAGAGAGGATGCACAGCTGCTCCCTGCTCATGAAGAAAAGTCCACATTCAAGTAGGACATACTTACCCAGCATGGCAGGGCTGATGTCGATGCCCACCCAGTAGTGCCCTTCATCCGAGAGATAATCTCCACTCAGCCCAGAACCACAGCTGGAAAACATAATCAAAAAGGAACTCAACAGTGTGAGCAGCAAAGACAGTCCATCACCTGGACTACTTGAACCAGGCCCCAGGATCTCACCCAATATCCAACAGGTAACAGGGCTGACCCTCGGGCAGACAAAGGAGCTCCAATGCTCGCCCAGCCATCTTGGTCTGGACATCAATCATTCGTGAGCTGGGAAGGCAGAAAACAACAATCAAGTAATACAGAAATTCTGAGCTAAAATAtcactcagttttaaaaaaaaaaaaaaggcaaagaggaaaagaaacaatcaTCCTGAGGTACTCTCTCCCAGTCACCATACTCCACTCCAACTGTTTAAAACTGACCCCAAAAATCCAAATACAACAACAGTTATTTTGGGACACAAATTATAACTCTACCAGTTATGATGCTAATGTGAAGGGAACGAATTACTTAGCTAAGTAACTAATCACTGCAGATTTTCAACTCAGTAAGGCTCTGATATAGTTACTACTTAACATATTCTCTGGAAGAACTACCCCACCATAGTTACTCTCACATATAAAACTCAACAATGCACAACAAAAACCCATATCAGTATTGTTTGtgagaaatataatgcaagccacgTTGGGCTTTCTTAGTACCGTATTTAAAATGAAACCTGTAAAATTAATTGTAATAACACTGGATAACATACCTTCCTTAACATCTCAGTTTAATACGCCCTAAATATTTCAacacattaccaaaaaaaaaaaaaaaaacaattcaacaaaatattaacatttttccatACTAAATAATTCAAACTAagtattatttcaataaatgactACATCTAATAAGAACAGGTCTATTTTGGGGTAGTCCTATCGGTagatcaagagaaaaagaagatcaaGATCAAGAGAAAAAATCACGCAGAGCTCTGCAGCTGGaaaaaagtttatatggagaggagACATAATGACAATTGAGCCAGAGATTTCTGCTGGCTAGCTTGGTCTTGGACTCTAatttgaagggaaagaaagagaacagtTATATCTAGACTAGTGTATGAGAAAGGGAAGGCTTGGAAGTCCCTGTGCTAGCCATCATTTGTTAAATGACTTCACAGTGGCACAACTACCCTCTGAAATGCAAATCCTACACCAACAGTTCCCACGCGAACTTAATAACGTGCGGCATTCTGTGAGTACGCTCTCCTTCCCCGCAAAAGCACTGACCCCTTACACGTATCCACGGCCCCCTGCCGATTTTACCACAAgcttaaacaaattattttgaaatttgtttgaAAACCACCTAGAGAAAATAGGTACGATCCACCCCCATTTTAATTCCAAGTTTACTAAGGCCCGAAGGGTTCGAGGTTTGCTTGACGCTGACCTTCCCACTTTAGAACTGCAATCAGTCAGTCCTCGTCCCTTCCttaccccacccccaaactccGCGTGCTTTCCTAGCAATGCCCGCTGTTAAGTCAACTTGTCGGTTCCCGAATCCCTtaccgcccccaccccaccccacccccgacacCCGGCAACATGCAGGCTCCCCTTACTTGCGCACGTATTTCCGGGCTTCATTCTTGTCGTAAAACTgcgggggaaaaaaagagaacagcgGTAGAGGAGGAATCAAGACGCGGGAGCACGCACCACAGGCGGGGAGAGAGGTGAGCCAGAGCCAAAGCCTCACCAGCTCCGGGGGCCCGCCGTGCTCCGGCCTCCTGCCGCGGAACGCCATCTCCACGCCACAGCCTGGAGACTGAGGCGGCCGAACCAGGAGCCCGGCTTTTATGCCATCGGTCCCACGCCCGCCTCTTAGCACGCATGCTCCGCCCCTCTCCCCGCCTCCTGCTTTACTCGATTGGCTACAGGGCCAACGCGCTGCGACCAACACGTGCCTCCCATTGGCCAGTTCGTCTTGCACCGCCCGCACGGTCCTTTCAAGATGGCAGCCAAGCGCGATCTGAGGTGGTCGCGGCGGTTACTGTGGAGGTTGTGGCTGCTGCCGAGCGCTCCACAGAACCCGGGATCCGGCCTGGGCATAGATGTGAGGACTTATTCCCAGGGCGACAGACCATACTCGCGCACGGCGCTCTATGAGCTGCTCGGCGTCCCCTCCACGGCCACGCAAGCGCAAATCAAGGCGGCCTACTACCGGCAGAGCTTCCTGTACCACCCGGATCGCAACTCCGGGAGCGCCGAAGCTGCCGAGCGCTTCACGCGCATCTCTCAGGCCTACGTGGTGCTGGGCAGTGCCACTCTGCGTCGCAAGTATGACCGCGGCTTGCTCAGCGACGAGGACCTGCGCGGACCTGGTGTCCGGCCCTCCAGGGCGTCCGCCGGCGACACCGGCTCGCCGCGCGCCCCGCCACCTGCCTCTCGAGCCCACGGCCGCGGTCAGGCCGCGACCGGCGCCAGCCGCACCATGTTCGACTTCGACGCCTTTTACCAAGCGCACTACGGGGAGCAGCTGGAGCGCGAGCGGCGCCAGAGGGCCCGGCGAGAGGCCCTGCGCAGGCAGCAGGAGGAGCGGGCCAAGAAGGGCTTCCGCTGGGACGAGACCCGAGACACGACTTTTGTGTTCCTTCTCCTCACGGCCTTCATCATCCTGGGCTTTCGTTTCTAGTCAGAGATGGGAGGAAAGGGGAGCAGCCCCCAGCTGGCCCCAAGAAAATGGCCTTTCCTGTCTTCTTGAACCCCTTGCCTTCCATAGTCTACCTCTGTTGGGGTCCGAAGGAACTGCTCTTCCTTTCTCGTCCCCGCCCGCCCGGCTTAGCCATCCACCTGCACGTCCCTCCCCTACGGCCCGGAAAAGAAGGCGTTTCAGTGGCAGAGAAACAGGCCCCAAGAAGAAGAGTCCCGAAATCCCGAGAGTGAAGGGTTTTCTGGAGTCCCTTGGGTGCCTGCTTCCAGAGGTTGCCTTCCTGAAGTTGTCAACTTCTGGAACACTTGCTCTCGCTCTATTGTAAAGCTGTGAGCAAGAATGGTCTGCTCCCGCCCCACGTTTGTACCGTGGGGCTCCTGTGTAACCTTGAACCGTGCAATGTGACCAATTGTTGGCTgccaaaagaaaaattctgaggTTGTACGAACCTTGTCTTTCTGTGAGTTCCCCAGCCACAGGTGAGACCTGGTGTAGGGTAAGAATATGATCTTTGGAAACCTGGCCATTCTGGTGTGATCAGCCCCAGACCCCACTCCCCCTTCTGCTGGTGGCATGTGGGAGTGGGAAAGCAAGGTCACCCCACGTAAGGAAGAGGCTTGTTCCTGTGCTTGTACTTATCTAATGCATGATCTCAGAGAAACTACTGTGGGCATGGCAGCAAAGGAACAAATCATTTGCTCCCTTGAGGTCTGTCACACTTTATTATCCATAATTCTAATGGGCTCAGTGATTAAAACATGATGTTAGTAAAGCAGGTCTATCTTTGAGGCAGTAGGCCTGTCTCCTAATCACTGCTCTGCTAGCCAGCCCCATCACTAACTGTGCATCCCATCCCCTCCCAGAAGCAGCCAAAAACTGGGAGTTTGAGGTCAACAAACTGGGAATGTGGCCTGTCCTTTTGTTTAGCCCCACATGGCAAGTCCTCGAAACCTGGCTGCTTGAGTTTGGAGTAAATGGTACTTCTAAGGGACTGGAGGAATGTGCTGGAAACGGTTCTTTATTCAGAGCACTGGCTGaagcttttttctctctctgtttctaagtCAAGCAGTTGGTGGTCACTTGGCTGGAGCAGTAGTAGTCAGGCTCTCCACTCTGTGTCCTTGCACATGGTGTATGTGTTGGCTGTGAGATTTAGCTGCTCAGGCATTTATGCCCTGCGGCTAAGTGTAAAGCTGTACAAATAGGAAAACCTTTGCAAGAGGTTCTGTCCTCCACGAGTGAGGACAGAAGTGTAGGTTCTAAACAAAACCAGAGGTGCTTTGGTATATTAATAAGAATTCCTGCTCTTGTGAAATCCTTGTAATTAGAATAAGGCCACAG from Vulpes vulpes isolate BD-2025 chromosome 3, VulVul3, whole genome shotgun sequence encodes:
- the BUD23 gene encoding 18S rRNA (guanine-N(7))-methyltransferase — protein: MAFRGRRPEHGGPPELFYDKNEARKYVRNSRMIDVQTKMAGRALELLCLPEGQPCYLLDIGCGSGLSGDYLSDEGHYWVGIDISPAMLDAALDRDTEGDLLLGDMGQGIPFKPGSFDGCISISAIQWLCNANKKSDIPAKRLYCFFSSLYSVLVRGARAVLQLYPENSEQLELITIQATKAGFTGGVVVDFPNSAKAKKFYLCLFSGPSTFMPKPLNESNESNEEEEVQESVFTRERIPYRIACRGVVRKSREWVLEKKERRRRQGKEVRPDTQYTGRKRKPRF
- the DNAJC30 gene encoding dnaJ homolog subfamily C member 30, mitochondrial, whose product is MAAKRDLRWSRRLLWRLWLLPSAPQNPGSGLGIDVRTYSQGDRPYSRTALYELLGVPSTATQAQIKAAYYRQSFLYHPDRNSGSAEAAERFTRISQAYVVLGSATLRRKYDRGLLSDEDLRGPGVRPSRASAGDTGSPRAPPPASRAHGRGQAATGASRTMFDFDAFYQAHYGEQLERERRQRARREALRRQQEERAKKGFRWDETRDTTFVFLLLTAFIILGFRF